The following proteins come from a genomic window of candidate division KSB1 bacterium:
- a CDS encoding DUF4416 family protein, translating to MLRAVPRVMPIAAVAFTDATAAEEALERFSEKAGPVILRSPSYNFSRFTDYYEEEMGPNLGKFFAAFGRLVFPDELPDLKLFAMSIEDAYRREGKRRVNFDPGYLEFSKVVLATVKNYDHRVYLGRGIYADVQLRFRQGSFRTNDWTYPDYKSNLVLDFFRQARQRYVELEKASRVASGIEEIE from the coding sequence GTGCTGCGAGCTGTTCCAAGGGTGATGCCCATTGCGGCGGTGGCGTTTACCGACGCCACGGCTGCAGAGGAGGCTCTCGAGCGCTTTTCGGAGAAGGCCGGGCCTGTGATCCTGCGAAGTCCCTCTTACAACTTCAGTCGCTTCACCGACTACTACGAAGAGGAAATGGGGCCAAACCTGGGGAAGTTCTTCGCCGCCTTTGGGCGGCTGGTGTTTCCGGACGAGTTGCCGGATCTCAAGCTCTTCGCGATGTCCATTGAGGATGCCTACCGGCGCGAAGGCAAGCGGAGGGTGAATTTCGATCCGGGGTACCTGGAGTTTTCCAAGGTCGTTCTGGCTACCGTGAAGAACTACGACCACCGCGTCTACCTCGGGCGCGGGATTTACGCTGACGTGCAGCTCCGTTTCCGGCAAGGTTCCTTTCGCACGAACGACTGGACCTATCCTGATTACAAGTCGAACCTGGTTCTGGACTTTTTTCGGCAGGCGCGCCAGCGGTACGTGGAACTCGAGAAGGCCTCACGCGTCGCCTCGGGCATTGAAGAGATAGAGTAA
- a CDS encoding bifunctional homocysteine S-methyltransferase/methylenetetrahydrofolate reductase, with amino-acid sequence MSEGKERVQRWLEALRERVIVADGAMGTLLYSRGVALHHCFDALNLWQPDIVRRVHSEYLEAGAEILETNTFGANRFKLGKHGLEDRVREIARAGAQIARQVAGDRAWVAGSVGPLGKPLAPVGVVTPQEAEEAFRVQIEGLVEGGVDLLILETFGDLRELELAFRAARSVTDLPIIAQITITEEGKTIVGDKPHEVARRLEALGATAVGVNCSVGPQVVFDAVERMAASVDIYVSAMPNAGMPRLVDGRYIYLSSPEYFGEYARRFVEAGANIVGGCCGTTPEHTAAIAKAVEGMRPQRKRRERTVSVVGSTEAAAEEKVEEKATRFARRLGKEFLVSVELDPPRGIDPARTLQAAFRLKEAGIDAINIADSPLARPRMSPLALAHLIREHVGIDVILHLSCRDRNLIGLQSELMGAHALGIRMILAVTGDPPVLGDYPSATGVFDIDSIGLVHLISLLNRGMDLTGRPTEQPTAFTVGVGANPAAIDFEREMDRLQQKVERGARFVFTQPVFDLDLLAPFLERARPLGVPIFVGILPLRNYKHAEFLHNEIPEIVIPAHLRERMLRAGERGPEEGIAIGREILAAVRGQVDGAYLMPPFNRVEMAIGVVEGLLPQTQ; translated from the coding sequence AACGGTGGCTGGAGGCCCTCCGAGAACGTGTCATCGTGGCAGACGGAGCGATGGGCACCCTCCTTTACTCCCGCGGGGTTGCCCTTCACCACTGCTTCGACGCCTTGAACCTGTGGCAACCGGACATTGTACGGCGTGTACACTCGGAGTACTTAGAAGCCGGGGCCGAGATTCTGGAAACGAATACCTTTGGGGCGAATCGCTTCAAGCTGGGCAAGCACGGCCTGGAGGATCGCGTTCGCGAGATCGCGAGGGCCGGGGCCCAAATCGCCCGCCAGGTGGCAGGAGACAGGGCTTGGGTAGCCGGCTCGGTAGGTCCCCTTGGAAAGCCCCTTGCCCCGGTCGGTGTGGTCACACCACAGGAGGCAGAGGAAGCCTTCCGCGTCCAGATCGAAGGTTTGGTAGAAGGCGGTGTGGACCTTCTTATCCTCGAGACCTTTGGGGACCTCCGTGAGCTGGAACTGGCTTTCCGCGCAGCCCGATCCGTAACGGATCTGCCGATCATCGCTCAGATCACGATCACAGAAGAAGGCAAGACCATCGTGGGCGACAAGCCCCACGAAGTGGCGCGAAGATTAGAGGCGCTAGGGGCTACTGCGGTGGGCGTCAACTGCAGCGTTGGCCCGCAGGTGGTTTTCGACGCCGTCGAGCGCATGGCCGCCTCGGTGGACATCTACGTCTCTGCGATGCCCAACGCGGGGATGCCGAGGCTGGTTGACGGGCGCTACATCTACCTCAGCTCGCCGGAGTATTTTGGCGAATACGCCCGTCGTTTCGTGGAGGCGGGCGCCAATATCGTGGGAGGCTGCTGCGGAACCACCCCGGAACACACGGCCGCGATCGCCAAGGCTGTTGAAGGTATGAGGCCGCAGAGAAAGCGAAGGGAGCGAACCGTCTCCGTGGTCGGAAGCACCGAAGCGGCCGCAGAAGAGAAGGTGGAAGAGAAGGCAACGCGTTTCGCCCGAAGACTGGGCAAGGAATTCCTGGTTTCGGTGGAGCTGGATCCCCCGCGGGGAATCGACCCGGCTCGAACACTCCAGGCGGCCTTCCGCTTGAAGGAAGCGGGCATCGATGCCATCAACATCGCGGATAGCCCTCTTGCTCGCCCGCGCATGAGCCCACTGGCTTTGGCTCACCTGATCCGCGAACACGTGGGCATCGACGTCATCCTGCATCTTTCTTGCCGTGACCGAAATCTCATCGGCCTACAAAGCGAGCTCATGGGAGCTCACGCCCTGGGGATCCGGATGATCCTGGCAGTTACAGGCGATCCCCCGGTTCTCGGCGACTACCCAAGTGCCACCGGCGTGTTCGACATCGATTCCATAGGCCTCGTTCACCTGATCTCGCTCTTGAATCGTGGAATGGATTTGACAGGCAGACCGACGGAACAGCCCACAGCCTTCACCGTAGGGGTTGGAGCTAACCCGGCCGCCATTGACTTTGAACGGGAGATGGATCGGCTCCAGCAGAAGGTGGAGCGCGGAGCTCGCTTCGTCTTCACGCAGCCGGTTTTTGACCTCGATCTGCTCGCCCCATTCCTGGAACGGGCACGGCCCCTGGGTGTGCCCATCTTTGTAGGGATCCTGCCGCTTCGCAACTACAAGCATGCCGAGTTTCTCCACAACGAGATCCCGGAGATCGTGATCCCTGCCCACCTGCGGGAAAGAATGCTCCGGGCCGGTGAGAGGGGGCCAGAAGAAGGAATAGCGATCGGCCGCGAGATCCTGGCGGCTGTGCGCGGGCAGGTGGACGGGGCCTACCTGATGCCTCCCTTCAATCGGGTGGAAATGGCTATTGGGGTGGTGGAGGGGCTTCTACCGCAAACCCAATGA